One genomic window of Ruminococcus gauvreauii includes the following:
- a CDS encoding HAD hydrolase-like protein, whose translation MSQIILFDLDGTLTDSAEGITKCVQYALKHFGIDEPDLEKLKHFVGPPLREQFMKTYHMPERQAEVAVAVYRERYARIGMYENRPYDGIEEVLKMLQEEKKILGVASSKPEIYVKKILEHFHIDTYFEVVTGANMDGTRTEKDEVIEEALLRLGMTDKREDVLMVGDRFYDVEGALKCGVQCIGAGYGYGSPHELELAGAVYVAETVEDLKILSDRYRNAGKEEAAPDEQEEPYEYPAMGSSDSLLKKIWQVVYPMGLYYLITFVVAQAGAVILYSWYTMKNAASSVGEMQALLMQHTIWLNGIAAFLAIIPMTLLYQRDQRVRTRGISGRKAKTRRRVHGGTYAMTVLFAVTASQVLNDLINYSGLADLFPAYPELQSAIFDGQSIIVLCITVGILAPIAEEILFRGLVFKRLQDYTGNGWAVLISGLLFGIYHENMIQFVYAGLLGFAFAMLMCRTDSLKVVITAHAAANLWSLLGKSLVNALAATHVMAYSILLGIFVILALFSGVYLMGGKSSRNKKKEA comes from the coding sequence ATGTCACAGATAATATTGTTTGACCTGGATGGTACTTTGACAGACTCGGCGGAGGGTATCACGAAGTGCGTGCAGTATGCCCTTAAGCACTTCGGGATCGATGAACCGGATCTGGAAAAACTGAAACATTTTGTGGGTCCCCCGCTTCGGGAACAGTTTATGAAAACGTATCATATGCCGGAGCGGCAGGCGGAAGTCGCGGTGGCAGTCTACCGGGAACGGTATGCCAGGATCGGTATGTATGAAAACAGGCCGTATGACGGGATCGAGGAAGTCCTGAAGATGCTTCAGGAAGAGAAAAAGATATTGGGTGTGGCATCCTCAAAACCAGAGATCTATGTGAAAAAGATATTGGAACATTTCCACATTGACACGTATTTTGAAGTGGTAACGGGTGCCAATATGGACGGCACCAGGACGGAAAAAGACGAGGTGATCGAGGAGGCGCTGCTGAGACTGGGCATGACCGACAAGCGGGAGGACGTGCTGATGGTGGGCGACCGTTTTTACGACGTAGAAGGAGCGCTCAAATGCGGCGTGCAGTGTATCGGAGCCGGATACGGATACGGAAGTCCGCATGAGCTGGAGCTCGCAGGAGCGGTATACGTGGCGGAGACAGTGGAGGACTTAAAGATACTGTCTGACCGGTACCGGAATGCAGGGAAAGAGGAGGCGGCACCCGATGAGCAGGAGGAACCATACGAATATCCGGCAATGGGGAGCAGCGACAGTCTGCTGAAAAAGATATGGCAGGTTGTGTATCCCATGGGACTGTACTATCTGATCACGTTCGTTGTCGCCCAGGCGGGTGCTGTCATCCTTTACAGCTGGTATACGATGAAAAATGCCGCCTCGTCTGTCGGCGAAATGCAGGCGCTCCTCATGCAGCATACCATCTGGTTAAATGGAATTGCGGCATTTCTGGCGATTATTCCGATGACGCTGCTGTATCAGAGAGACCAAAGAGTCAGGACACGGGGAATATCAGGCAGGAAAGCGAAAACCCGCAGGCGGGTTCACGGCGGTACGTATGCAATGACGGTCCTGTTTGCGGTCACTGCAAGCCAGGTCTTAAATGATCTGATCAATTACAGCGGGCTTGCAGATCTGTTTCCGGCATACCCTGAACTGCAGTCGGCGATCTTTGACGGCCAGAGCATCATCGTGCTCTGCATAACCGTCGGCATACTGGCACCCATAGCGGAGGAGATACTGTTCCGCGGACTTGTGTTCAAGCGGCTGCAGGACTACACGGGGAACGGATGGGCGGTACTGATATCAGGGCTGCTGTTCGGCATCTATCATGAGAATATGATACAGTTTGTCTATGCGGGTCTGCTGGGATTTGCGTTTGCGATGCTGATGTGCAGGACGGATTCTCTGAAAGTCGTGATAACCGCACATGCGGCGGCGAATCTTTGGTCACTGCTCGGAAAGAGTCTGGTGAACGCGCTGGCGGCAACTCATGTGATGGCATACAGCATTCTGCTGGGAATATTTGTAATCCTCGCACTGTTTTCGGGCGTCTATCTGATGGGCGGAAAAAGCAGCAGGAATAAGAAAAAAGAGGCCTGA
- the gltB gene encoding glutamate synthase large subunit, protein MQGTMRNQSGHGLYDARFEHDNCGIGAVVNIHGVKTHETVENALKIVENLEHRAGKDAEGKTGDGVGILLQISHKFFSKACNSIGIFLREERDYGIGMFFFPQDELKRNQAKKMFEIIVEKEGMKFLGWRMVPTVPKVLGHKALECMPCMMQGFVERPEHVAKGLEFDRKLYIVRRIFEQSNDNTYVSSLSSRTIAYKGMFLVGQLRTFFEDLQNPAYESAIAMVHSRFSTNTNPSWERAHPYRIIVHNGEINTIRGNADKMLAREETMDNGALQHELHKVLPVINSEGSDSAMLDNTLEFLVMSGMPLPLAVMVLIPEPWQNNRTMTQDKKDFYHYYATMMEPWDGPASILFTDGDIMGAVLDRNGLRPSRYYITDDGYMILSSEVGVLDIPASKIVQKERLHPGKMLMVDTVNGKVVSDDELKEYYASRQPYGEWLDSSLITLKELKIPNQRVESYTEEERARLLKAFGYTYEEYRTSILNMAQNASEGIGAMGIDSPIPVLDQGHQPLFNYFKQMFAQVTNPPIDAIREEIVTSTTVYVGEDGNLLEEKPDNCRVLQVNNPILTNTDLMKIKNMNAGNFKVQIVSILYYKNTDLKKALDRLFVEVDRAHRDGANILILSDRGVDENHVAIPSLLAVSSVHQHLVKTKKRTSLAMILESGEPREVHHFATLLGYGACAVNPYLAQDTIGQLIDSGMLDKDYYAAVSDYNDAVLHGIVKIASKMGISTIQSYQGAQIFEAIGIDKSVIDEYFTNTVSRIGGITLEDIARENDELHSAAFDPLGLETDLTLNSVGRHKMRSGGEKHLYNPQTIHLLQESTKRGDYGMFKEYTALVNSEHREGTLRDLLTFHFPKQGVSIEEVESVDSIVTRFKTGAMSYGSISREAHETLAVAMNTLHGKSNSGEGGEDYERLTVGRDGLNKCSAIKQVASGRFGVTSRYLVSAQEIQIKMAQGAKPGEGGHLPGGKVYPWIAKTRHSTPGVSLISPPPHHDIYSIEDLAQLIYDCKNANKNARISVKLVSEAGVGTVAAGVAKAGAQVILISGYDGGTGAAPRSSIQNAGLPWELGLSETHQTLIMNGLRNKVRIETDGKLMSGRDVAIAAMLGAEEFGFATAPLVTMGCVMMRVCNLDTCPVGVATQNPELRKRFRGKPEYVINFMRFIAEELREYMAKLGVRTVDELVGRSDFLRMKKEFDGIKASKVDLSGILNNPFAKAGDKVTFDPKQVYDFELEKTADERILLKKLGSAIESGQPGSIEVDVANTNRTFGTILGSEITRRFGEGLKDDTYTVKCSGAGGQSFGAFIPRGLTLELVGDSNDYFGKGLSGGKLIVYPPTGVNFKQDENIIIGNVALYGATSGKAFINGVAGERFCVRNSGAVAVVEGVGDHGCEYMTGGRAVVLGQIGKNFAAGMSGGVAYVLDDHNDLYTKINKSMVSIERISSKYDVQELKEMIQEHVACTNSVKGKQVLENFKDYLPKFKKIIPHDYQKMQNAVVQMEEKGLSSNQAQIEAFYATTRG, encoded by the coding sequence ATGCAAGGGACGATGAGAAATCAGTCCGGCCATGGTTTGTATGATGCCAGGTTTGAGCATGACAACTGTGGAATCGGAGCGGTGGTGAACATTCACGGAGTGAAAACACACGAAACCGTGGAGAATGCATTAAAAATTGTTGAAAATCTGGAACACAGAGCGGGCAAAGATGCCGAAGGAAAAACAGGAGACGGAGTAGGAATTCTGCTGCAGATATCGCACAAATTCTTCTCGAAAGCCTGTAATTCCATCGGCATCTTTTTACGTGAAGAAAGAGATTATGGAATCGGTATGTTTTTCTTCCCGCAGGATGAACTGAAACGAAACCAGGCAAAAAAGATGTTTGAGATCATCGTGGAAAAAGAGGGGATGAAATTTCTCGGCTGGAGAATGGTACCGACGGTGCCGAAAGTTCTGGGGCATAAAGCGCTGGAGTGCATGCCGTGCATGATGCAGGGATTTGTGGAGCGCCCGGAACATGTGGCGAAAGGTCTGGAGTTCGACCGCAAATTGTATATCGTACGGCGGATTTTTGAACAGAGCAACGATAATACTTACGTATCGTCTCTGTCGAGCCGCACAATCGCATACAAGGGGATGTTTCTTGTCGGACAGCTGAGGACGTTCTTCGAAGACCTGCAGAACCCGGCTTATGAATCGGCGATTGCCATGGTACATTCCCGTTTCAGCACGAATACGAATCCAAGCTGGGAACGGGCGCATCCCTACCGGATCATCGTACATAACGGAGAAATCAATACCATCCGCGGAAACGCAGACAAGATGCTTGCCCGGGAGGAGACAATGGATAACGGGGCTCTGCAGCACGAACTTCACAAAGTGCTTCCGGTGATCAATTCGGAAGGCTCTGACTCCGCAATGCTGGACAATACGCTGGAATTTCTGGTTATGAGCGGTATGCCGCTTCCGCTGGCAGTGATGGTCCTGATACCGGAGCCATGGCAGAATAACCGGACGATGACCCAGGACAAAAAGGATTTCTATCATTACTACGCGACCATGATGGAGCCGTGGGACGGTCCTGCATCGATCCTGTTTACGGACGGTGATATCATGGGGGCGGTGCTCGACCGCAATGGTCTGCGCCCGTCCAGATATTATATCACAGATGACGGATATATGATCCTGTCTTCCGAGGTCGGGGTCCTGGATATTCCCGCATCCAAAATCGTACAGAAAGAGCGTCTGCATCCCGGTAAAATGCTGATGGTAGATACGGTAAACGGGAAAGTCGTCTCCGATGATGAACTGAAAGAATACTATGCTTCCAGGCAGCCGTACGGAGAGTGGCTGGACAGCAGCCTGATCACTTTAAAGGAGCTGAAGATACCAAATCAGCGGGTGGAAAGCTACACGGAGGAGGAACGGGCACGGCTTCTGAAAGCTTTCGGGTACACGTATGAAGAGTACCGGACATCGATTTTAAATATGGCCCAAAATGCGAGTGAGGGCATCGGCGCCATGGGCATTGATTCCCCGATTCCGGTTCTGGATCAGGGTCATCAGCCGCTGTTCAACTATTTTAAACAGATGTTTGCGCAGGTGACAAATCCTCCAATCGACGCGATCCGGGAAGAAATCGTGACCTCAACGACGGTATATGTCGGAGAGGACGGAAATCTTCTGGAGGAAAAACCGGATAACTGCAGAGTGCTTCAGGTGAACAATCCGATCCTTACGAATACGGACCTGATGAAGATCAAGAACATGAATGCCGGGAATTTCAAGGTTCAGATCGTATCGATCCTCTACTACAAAAACACCGATCTGAAGAAGGCGCTGGACCGGCTGTTCGTGGAGGTTGACCGTGCTCACCGGGACGGCGCGAATATCCTGATCCTGTCTGACCGCGGGGTGGATGAAAACCATGTGGCTATCCCCTCGCTGCTCGCGGTATCTTCGGTACATCAGCATCTCGTAAAAACAAAGAAAAGAACATCACTGGCAATGATACTGGAATCCGGAGAGCCCCGTGAAGTGCATCATTTTGCGACACTGCTCGGATACGGCGCATGCGCGGTCAACCCTTATCTGGCACAGGATACGATCGGACAGCTCATTGACAGCGGTATGCTGGATAAAGACTACTATGCGGCTGTCAGTGATTACAACGATGCGGTTCTTCACGGGATCGTCAAGATCGCGTCCAAGATGGGGATTTCAACGATTCAGTCGTACCAGGGAGCACAGATCTTCGAGGCGATCGGTATCGATAAAAGTGTGATCGATGAATACTTTACGAATACTGTCAGCCGTATCGGCGGTATCACGCTGGAGGACATTGCGAGGGAAAATGATGAACTGCATTCTGCAGCATTCGACCCGCTGGGGCTGGAGACGGATCTGACTCTGAACAGCGTCGGACGCCACAAGATGAGAAGCGGCGGTGAAAAACATCTGTACAATCCGCAGACGATTCATCTGCTGCAGGAGTCTACAAAACGCGGCGACTACGGGATGTTTAAAGAATATACTGCATTGGTAAATTCGGAGCACCGGGAAGGGACACTGAGAGATCTGCTGACATTTCATTTTCCAAAACAGGGAGTTTCGATCGAGGAAGTCGAAAGCGTGGATTCGATCGTGACACGGTTTAAAACGGGGGCAATGTCTTACGGCTCCATTTCCAGGGAGGCGCACGAGACGCTGGCAGTCGCCATGAATACACTGCACGGAAAATCTAACAGCGGGGAGGGCGGAGAGGACTATGAACGTCTGACTGTCGGCAGGGACGGACTGAATAAGTGCTCAGCGATCAAACAGGTGGCATCCGGACGGTTCGGAGTTACCTCCAGATATCTGGTAAGTGCGCAGGAGATCCAGATAAAGATGGCACAGGGTGCGAAACCCGGAGAAGGCGGACACCTGCCGGGAGGAAAAGTATATCCCTGGATTGCAAAGACGAGGCATTCGACACCGGGCGTCAGTCTGATCTCTCCTCCGCCGCACCACGATATCTATTCGATCGAGGACCTTGCACAGCTGATTTATGACTGTAAAAATGCAAATAAAAATGCCCGGATCTCTGTGAAGCTGGTATCAGAAGCGGGAGTGGGAACCGTTGCTGCCGGTGTGGCAAAAGCCGGCGCACAGGTCATCCTGATCTCGGGGTACGACGGCGGAACGGGTGCAGCCCCCCGAAGTTCCATTCAAAATGCGGGACTTCCATGGGAGCTGGGCCTTTCGGAAACACACCAGACGCTGATCATGAATGGTCTGCGCAATAAAGTGCGCATTGAGACGGACGGTAAACTGATGAGCGGCCGTGACGTTGCAATCGCAGCAATGCTGGGCGCCGAAGAATTTGGCTTCGCGACTGCGCCGCTTGTGACCATGGGATGTGTCATGATGCGTGTCTGTAATCTGGACACCTGTCCGGTGGGTGTGGCGACACAGAACCCGGAACTTCGGAAGCGATTCAGGGGAAAACCGGAATATGTGATTAATTTCATGCGCTTCATCGCCGAGGAACTGAGGGAATATATGGCAAAACTCGGGGTCAGAACTGTAGATGAGCTGGTTGGAAGAAGTGATTTCCTTCGCATGAAAAAGGAATTTGACGGAATCAAGGCATCCAAAGTGGACCTGTCTGGGATACTGAACAATCCGTTTGCAAAGGCGGGGGATAAAGTGACGTTTGACCCGAAACAAGTCTACGACTTTGAACTGGAGAAAACGGCTGATGAGAGGATCCTGCTGAAAAAGCTCGGATCGGCGATCGAGAGCGGACAGCCGGGAAGCATCGAAGTGGATGTCGCTAACACAAACCGTACATTCGGGACGATCCTGGGCTCTGAGATCACCAGAAGGTTCGGGGAGGGCCTGAAGGATGATACGTATACTGTAAAATGCAGCGGTGCGGGAGGACAGAGCTTCGGAGCATTCATTCCGAGGGGGCTGACGCTGGAGCTTGTCGGGGACAGCAACGATTATTTTGGAAAAGGGCTGTCCGGAGGAAAACTGATCGTCTATCCTCCGACGGGAGTAAACTTTAAACAGGATGAAAATATCATCATCGGAAACGTGGCACTCTACGGGGCAACCAGCGGAAAGGCATTTATCAACGGTGTGGCCGGGGAACGCTTCTGCGTCCGAAATTCAGGGGCCGTCGCGGTAGTGGAAGGCGTCGGCGATCATGGATGCGAGTATATGACAGGCGGCCGTGCAGTTGTCCTGGGACAGATCGGCAAGAACTTTGCAGCCGGCATGAGCGGAGGCGTGGCGTATGTTCTCGATGATCATAATGATCTTTATACTAAGATCAACAAGTCCATGGTGTCCATCGAACGGATCAGTTCCAAGTACGATGTACAGGAACTCAAAGAGATGATTCAGGAACATGTGGCATGTACAAACTCCGTCAAAGGGAAACAGGTTCTGGAGAACTTTAAAGATTATCTTCCGAAGTTCAAGAAAATCATTCCGCATGATTATCAGAAGATGCAAAATGCAGTGGTACAGATGGAGGAAAAAGGTTTGAGCTCAAACCAGGCACAGATCGAGGCATTTTATGCGACTACGAGAGGATAG
- a CDS encoding glutamate synthase subunit beta, protein MGKATGFLEYERKVSVSEKPKSRIRHFREFKIHLPLQEQQLQGARCMSCGVPFCQSGMMLGNMVSGCPLHNLIPEWNDLVYLGNWEEAYRRLRKTSSFPEFTSRVCPALCEAACTCNLIGEPVSTKENEFAIIEHAYEMGYAKAEPPRARTGKKVAVIGSGPSGLAAADQLNKRGHSVTVFERNDRIGGLLRYGIPNMKLEKHVIDRKIKIMEEEGVTFVTNTDVGKNYRAEKLLREFDRAVLCCGASNPRDISAPGRDAKGIYFAVDFLTSVTKSLLDSEFRDKQYIDVKGKKVVVIGGGDTGNDCTGTSIRLGASSVVQIEMMPKAPDQRAEHNPWPEWPRICKTDYGQEEAVAVFGRDPRVYQTTVTEFIKNKKGELCQVKIVRLEGQKDEKTGRMMMVPVEGTEQAIDADVVLIAAGFLGSQKYVTDAFKVAVNGRTNVATEENGYATNVPNVFAAGDMHRGQSLVVWAIREGREAAREVDESLMGYTNLSVQ, encoded by the coding sequence ATGGGAAAAGCAACAGGATTTTTAGAATATGAGAGAAAAGTCAGTGTTTCTGAAAAACCAAAGTCCAGGATCAGACATTTCCGCGAGTTTAAAATCCATCTTCCTCTGCAAGAACAGCAGCTGCAGGGGGCGAGATGCATGTCCTGCGGTGTGCCGTTCTGTCAGTCCGGTATGATGCTCGGCAACATGGTGTCAGGCTGTCCGCTGCACAATCTGATCCCCGAATGGAACGATCTTGTATATCTCGGAAACTGGGAAGAGGCGTACAGACGCCTGAGAAAGACGAGCAGCTTTCCGGAATTTACATCACGGGTATGCCCGGCACTCTGTGAGGCGGCCTGCACATGCAATCTGATCGGAGAACCGGTATCCACAAAGGAAAATGAGTTTGCCATCATTGAGCATGCTTATGAGATGGGGTATGCGAAGGCGGAACCGCCCCGCGCACGTACCGGAAAAAAGGTAGCGGTGATAGGCAGCGGTCCTTCCGGTCTCGCAGCAGCTGACCAGCTGAACAAGAGAGGACACTCAGTGACTGTATTTGAGAGGAATGACCGCATCGGCGGACTTCTTCGCTACGGAATCCCGAATATGAAGCTGGAAAAACATGTGATCGACCGGAAGATCAAAATCATGGAGGAGGAAGGCGTCACATTTGTCACGAATACGGATGTCGGGAAGAATTACAGGGCGGAGAAGCTGCTGAGGGAATTTGACCGCGCCGTGCTCTGCTGCGGCGCGTCAAATCCGCGTGACATCAGCGCTCCGGGCAGAGATGCCAAAGGAATTTATTTCGCGGTGGATTTTCTGACCTCTGTAACAAAGAGTCTTCTGGATTCGGAATTTCGGGATAAACAGTATATCGATGTAAAAGGGAAGAAAGTCGTGGTCATCGGAGGCGGGGACACCGGAAATGACTGTACCGGAACATCGATACGCCTGGGAGCGTCCAGTGTAGTACAGATTGAAATGATGCCGAAGGCTCCGGATCAGAGGGCGGAGCATAATCCATGGCCCGAGTGGCCGAGAATCTGTAAGACTGATTACGGTCAGGAGGAGGCTGTCGCAGTGTTTGGCAGGGATCCCCGTGTCTATCAGACGACGGTGACTGAGTTTATCAAAAATAAGAAAGGGGAACTGTGCCAGGTCAAAATCGTAAGACTGGAGGGTCAGAAGGATGAGAAAACAGGACGTATGATGATGGTTCCGGTTGAAGGGACAGAGCAGGCGATCGATGCGGACGTCGTACTGATCGCCGCGGGATTTTTGGGATCACAGAAATACGTGACAGACGCATTTAAAGTAGCAGTCAACGGACGGACCAATGTTGCAACGGAGGAAAACGGGTACGCAACAAATGTGCCGAACGTATTTGCGGCAGGAGATATGCACAGAGGCCAGTCCCTGGTCGTCTGGGCGATCCGGGAAGGAAGAGAAGCCGCAAGGGAAGTGGATGAGAGCCTGATGGGCTATACGAATCTTTCCGTTCAGTAG
- the add gene encoding adenosine deaminase, whose protein sequence is MTPKIDLHCHLDGSLPLLTVQKLANRSGLKIPKRKNDLKEVLRAPARCQDLAEYLTYFDLPVACLQTQENLREAAYDTICEAAKENVIYMEIRFAPLLHTRQGLNSRQVVDAVISGMNDARRETGTEAGIIVCAMRHHNVEDNIQMLHDLLEFYGMGLAGFDIAGDEKQYPVGAHSRFYYEAGRHGIPFTIHAGECGSVMNVLDALAMGAMRIGHGIAAAKDARAMQECANKKVCLELCPTSNLQTKAAESIEQYPFRTLLNSGVVLTVNTDNRTVSDTTLGKEMQLMREYFGLSGAEEKQLLLNSAAYAFASDTVREKLRQKIEAFDW, encoded by the coding sequence ATGACACCGAAGATCGATCTGCACTGCCATCTGGATGGATCTCTTCCGCTTCTGACGGTACAAAAACTGGCAAACCGCAGCGGATTAAAAATACCTAAAAGAAAGAATGACTTAAAAGAGGTGCTGCGGGCACCCGCCAGATGCCAGGATCTGGCGGAGTATCTGACGTATTTTGATCTGCCGGTCGCCTGTTTGCAGACACAGGAAAATCTGCGGGAGGCCGCCTATGATACAATCTGCGAGGCTGCAAAGGAAAATGTTATCTACATGGAGATCCGTTTTGCACCGCTCCTGCACACCCGCCAGGGCCTGAACAGCAGGCAGGTGGTGGATGCTGTGATCTCGGGTATGAACGATGCAAGGCGTGAGACGGGGACCGAGGCGGGGATTATCGTTTGCGCGATGAGACACCACAACGTGGAGGACAACATACAGATGCTTCACGATCTTCTCGAATTCTACGGGATGGGTCTCGCCGGATTCGATATTGCGGGCGATGAGAAGCAGTATCCGGTCGGCGCACACAGCCGCTTCTATTATGAAGCGGGAAGACATGGCATACCGTTTACAATTCATGCCGGTGAGTGCGGGAGCGTGATGAATGTACTGGATGCGCTGGCCATGGGGGCGATGCGCATCGGTCATGGGATTGCGGCCGCGAAAGACGCGAGGGCGATGCAGGAGTGTGCAAATAAAAAGGTTTGTCTGGAGCTCTGTCCCACCAGCAACCTCCAGACAAAAGCGGCGGAGAGTATCGAACAGTATCCATTTCGTACGCTTCTGAATTCGGGCGTTGTTTTGACCGTAAACACCGACAACCGAACGGTGAGTGACACAACGCTGGGGAAAGAAATGCAGCTTATGAGGGAATATTTCGGGTTATCGGGGGCAGAAGAAAAACAGCTGCTGCTGAACAGCGCTGCCTATGCGTTTGCTTCAGACACTGTCAGGGAGAAGCTGAGGCAGAAAATTGAAGCGTTCGACTGGTGA
- a CDS encoding YARHG domain-containing protein, translating into MFCEKCGSKLESGDLYCPGCGRKLTGHNTQQYQPPRKKPETDGKEKALYALLGVVAVLLVIGIIWGVATLVSLNREEEQYAESSKTEQEHTPEADDKDDTVEPAEVPAVTVTPVPAEEPEAVQEPVVTPEPAPTVTPAPLPAQEPDDSAGGDYVIPDSSSRQLDSSDLSGLSEWELRVARNEIYARHGRMFNDSALDSYFRGKSWYVPSIPAENFDDNTYLSKTELKNAKLISDYEASKGYS; encoded by the coding sequence ATGTTTTGTGAAAAATGTGGAAGTAAGCTGGAATCGGGAGATCTGTACTGCCCGGGATGCGGAAGAAAACTGACAGGTCATAACACGCAGCAGTATCAGCCGCCGCGCAAAAAGCCAGAGACGGACGGAAAGGAAAAAGCACTCTATGCATTGCTCGGAGTTGTCGCAGTACTTCTGGTCATCGGTATCATATGGGGCGTTGCGACGCTGGTCAGTCTCAACAGAGAAGAGGAGCAGTACGCAGAGTCTTCAAAAACAGAACAGGAGCATACTCCTGAGGCGGACGATAAGGATGATACAGTGGAACCCGCCGAAGTACCGGCTGTCACAGTGACGCCGGTTCCGGCAGAGGAGCCGGAAGCCGTGCAGGAACCGGTCGTAACCCCGGAGCCGGCACCGACGGTGACTCCTGCACCGTTGCCGGCGCAGGAACCGGATGATTCAGCCGGCGGGGATTATGTGATCCCGGACAGCAGCAGCCGACAGCTTGACAGTTCCGATCTGTCAGGACTGAGTGAGTGGGAACTGAGAGTTGCCAGAAATGAAATATATGCAAGACACGGAAGGATGTTCAATGATTCCGCTCTGGATTCTTATTTTCGGGGCAAAAGCTGGTATGTGCCGAGTATACCGGCTGAAAATTTTGACGACAATACATATTTGAGCAAAACAGAGTTGAAAAATGCGAAGCTGATTTCAGATTATGAGGCTTCGAAAGGCTACAGTTAA